The following proteins are co-located in the Triticum aestivum cultivar Chinese Spring chromosome 1A, IWGSC CS RefSeq v2.1, whole genome shotgun sequence genome:
- the LOC123051651 gene encoding rop guanine nucleotide exchange factor 3-like produces MADSSNSPSTSVSDESSEAEAQCCSSSSTAPSLHDTVDFSRTASDVSTFSDRSVDHSGPFGTAAVSKLIGGRGSPAAALSRLSMKPRADVLDRRSAEDELDLVKERFSKLLLGEDMSGGGKGVCTAVAISNAITNLYATVFGNCHKLEPLPAGKKAMWRREMDCLLAVCDYIVEFYPSTQPLSDGTRVEVMATRPRSDIYINLPALEKLDAMLIEIMDSFQKAEFWYADAGTRSFGSVTSSSSPSSSFRRSTTTAHRNEDKWWVPVPCVPEGGLSVKARKELRQRRDCANQIHKAAVAINSGVLSDMEVPESFMALLPKSGKASVGDAVYRAMHSSDKFSPDYLLDCVDVSSEHEALALADRVEAAMYVWRRKATASHGVGRSAQWSRVKELAAAADDGGEGGKNVALAGRAESLLLCIKHRFPGLSQTTLDTSKIQFNKDVGQAILESYSRVLESLAFNIVSWTDEVLFADKAARK; encoded by the exons ATGGCGGATAGCAGCAACAGCCCGTCGACCTCGGTGTCCGACGAGAGCTCCGAGGCGGAGGCGCAGTGCTGCTCGTCGTCGTCCACGGCGCCGAGCCTGCACGACACGGTGGACTTCAGCCGCACCGCCTCGGACGTGTCCACCTTCTCGGACCGCAGCGTTGACCACAGCGGGCCCTTCGGGACGGCCGCCGTGTCCAAGCTCATCGGCGGCCGCGGCTCCCCCGCCGCCGCGCTCAGCCGGCTCAGCATGAAGCCCCGCGCCGACGTGCTCGACCGCCGCTCCGCCGAGGACGAGCTGGACCTGGTCAAGGAGCGGTTCTCCAAGCTGCTGCTGGGCgaggacatgtccggcggcggcaaGGGCGTCTGCACCGCCGTCGCCATCTCCAACGCCATCACCAACCTCTACGCCACGGTCTTCGGGAACTGCCACAAGCTGGAGCCGCTGCCGGCGGGGAAGAAGGCCATGTGGAGGAGGGAGATGGACTGCCTCCTCGCCGTCTGCGACTACATCGTCGAGTTCTACCCCTCCACGCAGCCGCTCTCCGACGGCACCCGCGTCGAGGTCATGGCCACCAGGCCAAGATCCGACATCTACATCAACCTCCCCGCCCTCGAGAAGCTCGACGCCATGCTCATC GAGATCATGGACAGCTTCCAGAAGGCGGAGTTCTGGTACGCGGACGCCGGGACGAGGTCGTTCGGGTCGGTGACCTCGTcgtcctcgccgtcgtcgtcgttcCGGCGGTCTACGACGACGGCCCACCGGAACGAGGACAAGTGGTGGGTGCCGGTGCCGTGCGTCCCGGAGGGCGGGCTGTCCGTGAAGGCGCGCAAGGAGCTCCGGCAGAGGCGCGACTGCGCGAACCAGATCCACAAGGCGGCCGTGGCCATCAACAGCGGCGTGCTGAGCGACATGGAGGTGCCGGAGTCGTTCATGGCGCTGCTCCCGAAGAGCGGCAAGGCGAGCGTGGGGGACGCGGTGTACCGCGCCATGCACAGCTCCGACAAGTTCTCGCCGGACTACCTCCTGGACTGCGTGGACGTGTCGTCGGAGCACGAGGCGCTGGCGCTGGCCGACCGGGTGGAGGCGGCCATGTACGTGTGGCGGCGCAAGGCGACGGCGAGCCACGGCGTCGGGAGGTCGGCGCAGTGGAGCCGGGTCAAGGAGCTCGCCGCGGCCGCcgacgacggcggcgagggcggcaagaACGTGGCGCTGGCCGGCAGGGCCGAGAGCCTCCTCCTCTGCATCAAGCACCGCTTCCCCGGCCTCTCCCAGACCACCCTCGACACCAGCAAGATCCAGTTCAACAAG GATGTTGGGCAGGCGATCCTGGAGAGCTACTCGAGGGTGCTGGAGAGCCTGGCGTTCAACATCGTGTCGTGGACGGACGAGGTTCTTTTTGCCGACAAGGCTGCCAGGAAATGA